A window from Streptomyces sp. NBC_00271 encodes these proteins:
- a CDS encoding endo-beta-N-acetylglucosaminidase — MNPTRRTVLLAGAAAALLPALPGLPAVAATEAAATAAPPYASYWYPDSLPSGTPGTGITWRSLKAWSAATDADLAFNASTVPLAARFAPTPANTTARSGQARIQSLVSFGPTSSNPSQGAATADYYALTHWAYLDELVFWGGSAGEGLILAPNAPIVDAAHRHGVPVLGNVFLPPVAYGGQLQWTRDLVQKDSTGHYPLAAQLVAVAAAYGFDGWFINAETSGGNTALAAAMRGFMNELKTLGTAQGQRVTWYDAMTVSGSVSWQGALNNQNKTFFQAADSMFVDFRWSQSSLASSATTAQQLGRSPYELWAGVDVEANGTGASVNWDAIVPSTKAHVTSLGLYRPEWTRNHLPATRTPGDFHAADDLFWTGSSLDPSKPSTSASWRAPAVSVADRSTVASLPFATVFNTGHGLKWYEDGEATSDKPWNHLGLQDRLPSRRWVVRTNGQRPAVTFDFADAWRGGSSLLVDGALDAPTTLDLYATRLPLTADTVVELTYRTDAGAAAVELAVATAEPSAAGGAPPYSYFPLTSSGDGWQTVTVPLTGLTGTVHALGVRLTASSGPVRWRLGGLAVRDAMLTPAAPTDLRVTGADGGNLRFAWQGAPGAVRHYELYRTLPDGTRRFLGGTCQSAFYVGGLTAEQGESSGGFEVRAVGELFTVSTAATTTHTW; from the coding sequence GTGAACCCCACCAGACGCACCGTCCTGCTCGCCGGCGCGGCCGCCGCGCTGCTGCCCGCCCTGCCCGGTCTGCCCGCGGTCGCGGCGACCGAGGCCGCCGCGACCGCGGCACCGCCGTACGCCTCCTACTGGTACCCCGACTCGCTGCCCTCGGGCACCCCTGGCACCGGCATCACCTGGCGCAGTCTCAAGGCATGGAGCGCCGCCACCGACGCCGACCTCGCGTTCAACGCCTCGACCGTGCCGCTCGCCGCGCGCTTCGCGCCGACCCCGGCCAACACGACCGCCCGCAGCGGCCAGGCCCGTATCCAGTCCCTCGTCTCCTTCGGCCCCACGTCGAGCAACCCCTCGCAGGGCGCCGCCACCGCCGACTACTACGCCCTCACCCACTGGGCGTACCTGGATGAACTCGTCTTCTGGGGCGGCTCGGCGGGCGAGGGCCTGATCCTCGCGCCGAACGCCCCGATCGTCGACGCGGCCCATCGGCACGGCGTGCCCGTCCTCGGCAATGTCTTCCTGCCGCCCGTCGCCTACGGCGGACAGCTCCAGTGGACCCGCGACCTGGTGCAGAAGGACTCCACCGGGCACTACCCCCTCGCCGCGCAGCTCGTCGCGGTGGCGGCGGCGTACGGCTTCGACGGCTGGTTCATCAACGCGGAGACCAGCGGCGGGAACACCGCGCTCGCCGCCGCCATGCGCGGCTTCATGAACGAACTGAAGACGCTCGGGACGGCCCAGGGTCAGCGCGTCACCTGGTACGACGCGATGACCGTGAGCGGCTCGGTGAGCTGGCAGGGCGCCCTGAACAACCAGAACAAGACGTTCTTCCAGGCCGCCGACTCCATGTTCGTCGACTTCCGCTGGTCGCAGAGCAGCCTGGCCTCCTCCGCGACGACCGCCCAGCAACTCGGGCGCAGTCCCTACGAGTTGTGGGCGGGCGTCGACGTCGAGGCCAATGGCACCGGCGCGTCCGTCAATTGGGACGCCATCGTGCCGAGCACCAAGGCCCACGTCACCTCGCTCGGCCTCTACCGGCCCGAGTGGACCCGCAACCACCTGCCCGCGACCCGTACCCCCGGCGACTTCCACGCCGCCGACGACCTGTTCTGGACCGGCTCCTCGCTCGACCCCTCCAAGCCCAGCACGAGCGCGAGCTGGCGGGCCCCGGCCGTCTCCGTCGCCGACCGCTCGACGGTCGCCTCGCTTCCGTTCGCGACCGTCTTCAACACCGGCCACGGGCTGAAGTGGTACGAGGACGGCGAGGCCACCTCGGACAAGCCCTGGAACCACCTCGGCCTCCAGGACCGGCTGCCCTCCCGCCGCTGGGTCGTGCGGACGAACGGACAGCGCCCCGCCGTCACCTTCGACTTCGCGGACGCCTGGCGGGGCGGAAGCAGCCTGCTCGTCGACGGCGCCCTCGACGCGCCCACCACGCTGGACCTGTACGCGACGAGGCTGCCGCTCACCGCGGACACGGTGGTCGAGCTCACCTACCGCACGGACGCGGGCGCCGCCGCCGTGGAGCTGGCCGTCGCCACCGCCGAGCCGAGCGCGGCGGGCGGGGCGCCCCCGTACTCGTACTTCCCGCTCACGTCCTCGGGCGACGGCTGGCAGACCGTCACAGTGCCGCTGACCGGACTCACCGGGACCGTGCACGCGCTGGGCGTGCGGCTGACGGCGAGCAGTGGTCCGGTGCGCTGGCGTCTCGGCGGGCTCGCGGTGCGTGATGCCATGCTCACCCCCGCCGCACCCACCGACCTGCGCGTCACCGGCGCCGACGGCGGCAACCTGCGCTTCGCCTGGCAGGGCGCCCCCGGCGCAGTACGCCATTACGAGCTGTACCGGACGCTCCCCGACGGCACCCGCCGCTTCCTCGGCGGCACCTGCCAGAGCGCGTTCTACGTCGGCGGTCTCACCGCCGAGCAGGGCGAGTCGTCCGGGGGGTTCGAAGTGCGCGCGGTGGGGGAGCTGTTCACCGTCTCGACCGCCGCCACGACCACCCACACCTGGTAG